The window TTCCTGACATGCTGGAACACCTATGATCCTTGAGGcagaagggactactaatggACATATAGCCcaaacctcctgccatgctggaatacgtAGGATCCTTGAGTCACAAGGGACTACTAAAGGACATGTAGTCCAAACCTCCCGCCATGTTGGAATACGTAGGATCCTTGAGTCTGAAGGGACTACTAAAGGagatatagtccaacactcctgccatgctggaatatgTAGGATCCTTGCATGAGATTGAACTACTAAAGGACATATAGCCcaaacctcctgccatgctggGATACGTAGGATACttgagtcagaagggactactaaaggACATGTAGTCCAAACCTCCCGCCATGTTGGAATACGTAGGATCCTTGAGTCTGAAGGGACTACTAAAGGagatatagtccaacactcctgCCATGCTGGGATACGTAGGATACttgagtcagaagggactactaaaggACATATAGTACAAAGCTTATTTTGATATGTTGAGATTGTTTGAATGTGATAGTTTGGATCATAAAATCAAGTGTAGTTTGTTTTATGTTGGGATAAAGATGATGTGGTCTTATTCCTTTTAGAAAGAAATGGCTATGAAAGATGTTTAATTAGAGATGGCAATCGTTGTTTTGATTAAAGATATCTGTCGTCAATTTTTTTATGTTGTTCAATTAATTTAAAGATAGGTGCGTCAGATTACTATGGTGTTTCAACTTTTTTTAATAATCGTAGGTTTTTTTTCTCTGTAGTGGTAAGGGAATCAAACccgtttttaaatgtatttgattaatattaatatttatattatattatatctatGTGTGGTAGGCGTTAGAGACTAAGTCAATCATtgtataaaaaataatttcaacttcgtttgtttattgtttgctttttttctttctccattttgtttAAGGACGATATCGTGACGTTCCGAATTCTCGTTTCCGGCGAGATTACGGATACTCTCACTGACTTCCTTTTGGAGTGTTTCTTTGTTATTAGAATCGGGCACCATCATTCTCATGGAATCTCATACAATCGGTATCGAGTAGCCTGAAACTTAGATTTTTTTTGTAGAATCTCCAAAGGTTATTTTGGAAAACAAGCATCATTTTGGAAGCCGGCGGACTGTAAGCTATTACAAgctatattattatatacattGTATCTACATATTATCAAATACAGTAGTAGgtattttctcattttttctcCTTGATTTAATTACCTAATTGATTTCAAGATGAATCTAGCAACATAACCGAcagctttgttttttattttaaacggAATGAGTTTTTATCCGTAACGCAGTGTGCCTCTTAGTTCAGATTAGCTAACCAACTATTCTCTAGAGTGAATAGTTTTATATTAATGTAATAATTTTATCATGGGGCATTCCTGACATAAATTCCTCAgaagaggatttgcctttgcttccctctgaggcagaagggggtgggacttgcccaagaccagtgggtttctatggctgagaagaAACATTCGAAgccttttgtgtattttttgttgtaCTGTTCTTGGAAATTGCAAGCTGCTTTCAGtcccaattgtgtgtgtgtgtgtgtgtgtgtgtgtgtgagagagagagagagagagagagagagagagagcaggacacaaataaataaataaataaatataagaataataacaaaataataaaatataatgtaataaaatgtGAAGCCAAATTCTCTGCCCATACtaataatactttaaaatgtgTGAACTTTATTTCTTAATTGGCATGCAAAGGATTTGGCTGTATTAGATATAGATGTACCTAGAATATTGTGGTCCAGAAACTTGacttatattaacatttcaatagtactatgttttttcttttttcttattttgtttcctATAGTCTTCAAACTTCTATTCTAAATTACATATTACATGGCAGACAAAAAGAGAGCAAAGAAGATTCAGATGACCCATACCAAACATAACCAAATGCTGGCCCAAAGGATTGGAAAATATTCTCAGTCAGCTCAGAAGGCCATCTACAAATGCAAATACAGTGCTCCAGAAACAAAGGTAGTggaaaaagcagaacagaatTTTAATTGAGGAAGCTGTATTATTTGCACCATATAAGTGTAATATAGAATTCACTTCTAACATTGCTAGCAGATGAAGTTTTTCTTTAAGATTAGTGGGGAAATCTTATTGTATGCCTGTGAATGACAAGTAATAGACACAAATCCAGAGGGAAACCTGGAAAATAATTGATATTACCATTACTGTATGTATTACTTATTAGGAGTTGTCACCAATCCACTGAAAAATTCTGTCAATCTGCTTAATGGTGCCAAACACCACTTCTTCACATTGTATTGAAAATTTGTTTGAAAAGATCcaaatttgtgttttgttttctttgcagatggaaaagaaaaaacgAGAGAGAAATCCATCTGCTATCACAAAGCTGGTTGGGGGAGATAAGAATGGGAGTCACAGAGTAGTGAAACTCTGCAAAATGGTAAGAGCATGTCCcctaaattcaaattcaaatggtAAGTGCAAGATACTGGCTAAGTCCACTGTCATCCTAGATTTGCTACCTTGTTTTTTTCATGAGAATGTGGCCTATTCCTCTCACTCCACTTTACCAAAAAATAATTGTATTTACACAAGTTAGGCCTCATGaggtgtacagtggtaccccgggatacgaaagcaccgccttacgaaattcccgggatacgaaaaaatcctataggaaaaaactgttctgggttacgtttttttttttggcttacgaaaaatttttttggtgcttttcggcgctttttcgcacgaaatcacggcttttagcactagcgcctatggctttttcgggttacgaaaaaaatcgggttacgaacgccgcggcggaacgaattaatttcgtaacccgaggcaccactgtactgtgtacagttccaactctatgattggtaactaatttggacctgaaagagaattttaaaaacagaaataattctgGAATTTAAAAGGGTCTTCAAAAACTAGAAATTCCACAGAGCAAAATTccacatttaggccacaaaaagtGAATGTACAGGTATGAAATGGGGGATACGCAGCTCAGCAGTGAACAGAACCTTGGGATCATTGTTGATCATAAGCTGAATATGGGCAGTGTAATACTGTATCAAAGAAGGCAAATATTATTTTACCCTGCATTATTAGAAACATTATTTCCAAGTACACTTGGCTTTTGCATCTGCAGGGGTTCTGTTCCTGACACCCACACCCATAGATAGCAAAATCTGCAGgatctcaagtcctgttgttcttAATAATGGTATCACAGGGTGACACTGTATTTATTTCTAGCCAAAAGACTGTACACAAGTCAGAGTAGattcagagaatggcagtgggaatAATAAAgcgatatggaaaacaaaacatgagaGGTTGAAAAGGATGGGCATGTTGAACTTGGTGGAGACAAGATTGAATACTCTCAGGAAGTATTTGTATTTGTTCCCCAGCTTTCATCATATCCATGCCACAGATTTCCCAGCATATTAgctagaatcatacagttggaagagaccctgaaataccatccagtccaacccattgtgccatgcaggaacctccaacagatggccatccattaaATAAAGTCTacatttaaaaacccccaaagaaggagactccatcatcatTCAAAGGGAGCAAAGTAACAACACTTACTGTCAGAAAGTATGACTTACAAATGGCTACCCaattcaacccccttctgccatggtGGAACTCTTAgccaaaacatccccattgacaaatggccatccagcctctgtttaaaggcctctaaagaaggagactccactacactctccattgagggattGTAGTctatgttgaacagcccttactgtcaggaagttcctcctaatgttcagatggaatctcttttcctgtagcttgcatccattgttccgggtcctagtctctggagcagcagaaaacaagcttgctccctcctcaatatgacatctcttcaagtatttaaacagggctatcatattacctcttaaccttctcttctccaggctaaacatccccaactccctaagtcgctcctcatagggtttcatggtgtccagacccttcaccattttggtcaccctcctctggacatcctcCATCTTGTAATTGAAtggtggagcccagaactggacacagtattattccaagtggccaaagcagaatagagtggtactatgacttcccttgctctagacactaCTACCCTTCGGTCACAACAACTGGTCCAACTTGATAAGCGTCCAGATTACAGTGAGTAGAGGCTTATTGTAGCAACCTCTACTCACTCGAGTCTGGAAAGGTTGAAAACATATCTGGAGGTTGTATCATTGCCTTATCTCCTCCGCACCATGAACTGGGAACGATCCTTTCACTTGTGGCTTATATTTCCAGCAACGAGATTTCGGGGCAGAGTTTCAAGTGGGACCTAATCAGATCCAATCGGTCAATTCGCAAAGACATGCATTAGCAATCTGGCGCAAACCTCAAATGCTACAGCTTCTGAAGAAAGACGGAGTGGCTCTTAAGAGGCGCTTTCACCTTCATTTATGAGACTTCTTCCCTTTTCGTTGTGATCCCACTAAATTGTCTGGAAAAGGGACACAAGGTTTCCAACCGGGTGTAAACCATGCAACCCCTGGGCCATTGCTTTGGTTACCTGGGAATTATTGCATCCTGGAATAGTGCGCTCTGACAAACAAGGTTCAAATATCCGAGTGCGCAGCTTGGAATCTCGCTATC of the Sceloporus undulatus isolate JIND9_A2432 ecotype Alabama unplaced genomic scaffold, SceUnd_v1.1 scaffold_1434, whole genome shotgun sequence genome contains:
- the LOC121917891 gene encoding 60S ribosomal protein L6-like, which gives rise to MADKKRAKKIQMTHTKHNQMLAQRIGKYSQSAQKAIYKCKYSAPETKMEKKKRERNPSAITKLVGGDKNGSHRVVKLCKMQRDFGAEFQVGPNQIQSVNSQRHALAIWRKPQMLQLLKKDGVALKRRFHLHL